A part of Populus alba chromosome 8, ASM523922v2, whole genome shotgun sequence genomic DNA contains:
- the LOC118039906 gene encoding uncharacterized protein, with protein MAMGQERSKPPLHNFDLPFLKWGNQRHLRCMKLPDSNTAADAAVRDNKSESNGGRISVERNRSSSRSPPRKFGNYDIRRFKPPRERFGGVEEGIDEVREKIMLDLKTAANEMKDKILRKEVSGDDSEIEEERYLQSQSQSPLRAVVAAVEEAPAEPEVRPWNLRTRRAAIGGGGNSVLGKVSIDNCSPLRNDSAKSPRLRGDKRDRKEKERAKFSVPLSKKEIEEDFMVMLCQRPARRPKKRPRIVQKQMDALFPGLWLAEVTVDTYKVPELPESGKR; from the exons ATGGCAATGGGACAAGAGAGATCAAAACCGCCGCTTCATAATTTTGACCTTCCTTTCTTGAAGTGGGGGAATCAAAGACACCTCCGCTGCATGAAACTTCCCGACTCCAACACCGCCGCCGACGCCGCCGTTCGGGACAACAAGAGCGAGAGCAACGGAGGAAGAATCTCAGTTGAGCGAAACCGTAGCAGTAGCCGATCTCCACCAAGGAAATTCGGCAATTATGATATCCGGCGGTTCAAGCCGCCGAGGGAGAGATTCGGCGGAGTGGAGGAAGGGATTGATGAGGTGAGGGAGAAGATCATGCTTGATCTGAAAACGGCGGCGAATGAGATGAAAGACAAGATTTTGAGGAAAGAAGTGTCGGGTGATGATAGTGAAATCGAAGAGGAACGATATCTTCAATCTCAGTCCCAGTCTCCGCTCAGGGCTGTGGTTGCGGCGGTTGAGGAAGCACCGGCGGAGCCGGAGGTGAGGCCGTGGAATCTGAGGACGAGGAGAGCGGCAATTGGTGGAGGTGGGAATTCAGTTCTAGGGAAAGTGAGTATTGATAATTGTTCACCTTTGAGAAACGACAGTGCTAAATCGCCGAGATTAAGAGGAGATAAGAGAGATAGAAAGGAGAAGGAGAGAGCGAAGTTTTCAGTGCCGTTATCAAAGAAGGAGATTGAAGAGGATTTCATGGTGATGTTGTGCCAGAGACCTGCTCGGAGGCCCAAGAAACGGCCCAGGATTGTGCAGAAGCAGATGGAT GCTTTGTTTCCTGGTTTGTGGCTAGCGGAGGTTACCGTTGATACTTATAAGGTGCCGGAGTTGCCGGAAAGCGGAAAG AGGTAG